One window from the genome of Desulforamulus ruminis DSM 2154 encodes:
- the argH gene encoding argininosuccinate lyase: MTKLWGGRFQKTTDHLVEDFHSSISFDQRLYKQDIQGSIAHATMLGRVGVISPEEAGQIVEGLREILKEIEEGNVEFDVAAEDIHMNVEQLLTAKIGAVGKKLHTARSRNDQVAVDIRMYLKDEIKEIRSQLRELVETLLNLAEQHLSTVMPGYTHMQRAQPITLSHHLMAYVQMFLRDMDRLADCYRRTDVMPLGSGALAGTTFPLDREYTAELLGFAAVSDNSLDAVSDRDFAVEFCAASSLIMMHLSRFCEEIILWATGEFAFIELDDAYSTGSSIMPQKKNPDVAELIRGKTGRVYGDLLGLLTMLKGLPMAYNKDMQEDKEALFDAIDTVKGCLLVFRPMVATMTVRKENMAGAARGGFTNATDVADYLAKKGVPFREAHEVVGKAVFYCLQHQKNLEALTLEEYQALSPAFAEDIYAAIGVEYCAAARKVRGGPAPEAVQQAIGVAKARLREI; this comes from the coding sequence ATGACCAAGCTCTGGGGCGGGCGCTTCCAGAAAACAACCGATCATCTGGTGGAGGATTTTCATTCCTCCATTTCTTTTGACCAGAGACTTTATAAACAGGATATCCAGGGCAGCATCGCCCATGCCACCATGCTGGGCCGGGTGGGGGTTATTTCCCCGGAAGAGGCCGGTCAAATCGTAGAGGGGCTTAGGGAGATCCTGAAAGAGATTGAAGAAGGTAACGTGGAATTTGATGTGGCGGCCGAAGACATCCACATGAATGTGGAGCAGCTGCTGACGGCTAAAATCGGAGCGGTGGGCAAAAAGCTCCATACCGCCCGGAGCCGCAACGATCAGGTGGCCGTGGACATCCGCATGTACCTGAAGGATGAAATCAAAGAAATTCGCAGTCAGCTCCGGGAACTGGTGGAAACTTTGTTAAACCTGGCGGAGCAGCACCTGTCCACAGTGATGCCAGGGTACACCCATATGCAGCGGGCCCAGCCCATCACCCTGTCCCACCACCTGATGGCTTACGTACAGATGTTTTTGCGGGACATGGACCGCCTGGCCGACTGCTACCGCCGCACCGACGTGATGCCCCTGGGCTCCGGCGCCTTAGCCGGGACCACCTTTCCCCTGGACCGGGAATATACAGCGGAACTGCTGGGCTTTGCCGCTGTCAGCGACAACAGCTTGGATGCCGTCAGCGACCGGGATTTTGCCGTTGAGTTTTGTGCGGCTTCATCCTTAATTATGATGCATTTAAGCCGCTTTTGTGAGGAGATCATCCTCTGGGCCACCGGTGAATTTGCTTTTATCGAACTGGATGATGCCTACAGCACCGGGTCCAGCATTATGCCCCAGAAAAAGAACCCCGATGTGGCGGAACTGATCCGGGGTAAAACCGGGCGTGTTTACGGGGACTTGCTGGGGCTGCTGACCATGCTCAAAGGCCTGCCCATGGCCTATAACAAGGATATGCAGGAGGATAAAGAGGCCCTTTTTGACGCCATCGACACCGTGAAGGGCTGTCTGCTGGTCTTCCGGCCCATGGTGGCTACCATGACGGTGCGCAAGGAAAATATGGCCGGGGCGGCCCGGGGCGGCTTTACCAACGCCACCGATGTGGCGGATTACCTGGCTAAAAAAGGGGTACCCTTCCGGGAAGCCCATGAGGTGGTGGGCAAGGCAGTCTTTTACTGCCTGCAGCACCAGAAAAACCTGGAGGCGCTGACTCTGGAAGAGTATCAAGCCCTTTCACCGGCCTTTGCAGAGGATATTTATGCCGCCATCGGCGTGGAATACTGTGCCGCGGCCCGGAAAGTCCGGGGCGGTCCGGCTCCCGAGGCGGTGCAGCAGGCCATCGGCGTTGCCAAGGCCAGACTGAGAGAGATTTAA
- a CDS encoding GAF and HD-GYP domain-containing protein → MEEQGILLKNQTGFTTDEIETLIEAGGLLSSRLRLEEIVEVLMEQAIFLVKAEVGVLWLNIWENRGISPVAAYSLDFESVDFLQQQFKILMDEILLRGTPQIISRDREEGSHYLLKDTSRALNMAVNSMVFIPLVGKGRCLGCLQLVNKQDGSPFNARDLRLCSAFSGQAAVIIDNSILFANQEKLVLSLIRALSSALDARDPYTRGHSERVSKLAMEIARGLGLDYQQQVVLERAALLHDVGKIGIRDNVLLEAGPLSEEKWNIMKSHPEIGAQIIEQIEPKSLMDEVCEGVMHHQEKFDGTGYPLGLSGENIPLVARIITIADAFDAMTSDRPYRKGKSPREALKEIERCAGSHFDPFLVEVFLKVMRERD, encoded by the coding sequence ATGGAAGAACAAGGTATCCTTCTGAAAAATCAAACGGGATTTACTACAGATGAAATTGAAACCCTCATTGAAGCGGGGGGGTTACTGAGCTCCCGCCTGCGTTTGGAGGAGATTGTGGAAGTCCTGATGGAGCAGGCGATTTTCCTGGTTAAAGCCGAAGTGGGGGTACTTTGGCTGAACATTTGGGAAAACCGGGGAATTTCTCCGGTGGCGGCCTACAGCCTTGATTTTGAATCCGTGGATTTCCTGCAGCAGCAGTTTAAAATTTTGATGGACGAGATATTGCTACGGGGAACCCCCCAAATTATTTCCAGGGACCGGGAAGAAGGCAGTCATTATCTGCTGAAAGATACCAGCCGGGCTTTAAACATGGCGGTCAATTCCATGGTTTTCATTCCTCTGGTGGGGAAAGGCCGCTGTCTGGGCTGTCTGCAACTGGTAAACAAGCAGGACGGCAGCCCCTTTAACGCCAGGGACCTGAGACTGTGCAGCGCCTTTTCCGGTCAGGCGGCCGTTATTATTGACAACAGCATCCTCTTCGCCAACCAGGAAAAACTGGTTCTGAGCCTGATCCGGGCCCTCTCATCGGCCCTGGATGCCAGGGACCCCTATACCCGGGGCCACTCGGAGCGGGTCAGCAAACTGGCCATGGAAATTGCCCGGGGACTGGGGCTGGATTACCAGCAGCAGGTGGTTTTGGAGCGGGCGGCACTGCTCCATGACGTGGGAAAAATCGGTATCCGGGATAACGTTTTGCTGGAAGCGGGGCCGCTGTCCGAAGAAAAGTGGAACATTATGAAGAGCCATCCGGAAATCGGGGCTCAAATTATAGAACAAATTGAACCTAAATCCCTGATGGATGAGGTTTGCGAAGGCGTCATGCATCATCAGGAAAAGTTTGACGGCACCGGCTATCCCCTGGGCCTCTCCGGGGAAAATATTCCTCTGGTGGCCCGGATTATTACCATCGCCGATGCCTTTGACGCCATGACCAGCGATCGCCCTTACCGCAAAGGGAAAAGCCCCCGGGAAGCCCTGAAGGAAATTGAGCGGTGTGCCGGTAGCCATTTCGATCCTTTTCTGGTGGAAGTTTTTCTCAAGGTGATGCGGGAAAGAGATTAG